The following proteins come from a genomic window of Tepidiforma thermophila:
- a CDS encoding TrkH family potassium uptake protein produces MGKRRRPAVSSGVARLALGFGAVLLIGTLILTTPLASEERDWVNFKDALFTAVSAICVTGLTVVDTPTHWSTLGEVVILVLIQIGGLGYMVGTTVVMWALGRQIGIRDRNMLRLYYGAPSLHETFSFARSVALFTLIAEGAGALVLWGAFRAEGVPPNQAAWWGLFHSVSAFNNAGFSLTGHDMTPYTDNPAILGTLMVLIILGGIGFLPVVNLLRRRSFNRLPLDNKLIYLTSAALLIFGMLFTAAVEWRNEETLGELSPVERPVVALFQSTSARTAGFSAIDMSQLHDQTKFATIGLMFIGAAAGSTGGGLKVGAFSLLFAVMVATIRGNDEVSAFRKRVPQAVIQQATTLALYHVALLFVFGLALTFTVDRPFIDVLFEAQSAISTVGLSTAGTVNFGADGHLVLILAMLAGRFSPVMLVLYMTRPHRKVPYHHPIDSVRLS; encoded by the coding sequence GTGGGAAAGCGACGCCGGCCTGCTGTCAGCAGCGGTGTTGCGCGGCTTGCCCTCGGGTTTGGGGCGGTGCTGCTTATCGGCACGCTTATCCTGACAACGCCGCTCGCATCGGAAGAACGCGACTGGGTCAACTTCAAGGATGCCCTTTTCACAGCGGTCTCAGCGATTTGCGTGACCGGCCTCACGGTCGTCGATACGCCGACCCACTGGAGCACGCTGGGTGAGGTCGTCATCCTCGTGCTCATTCAGATTGGCGGCCTGGGGTACATGGTGGGCACCACGGTGGTGATGTGGGCGCTGGGGCGCCAAATTGGCATCCGCGACCGGAACATGCTGCGCCTCTATTACGGTGCGCCGAGTCTGCATGAGACCTTCTCGTTCGCGCGGAGCGTCGCCCTGTTTACGCTCATCGCCGAGGGCGCGGGGGCACTTGTGCTCTGGGGTGCGTTCCGGGCCGAAGGGGTACCGCCGAACCAGGCTGCGTGGTGGGGACTGTTCCATTCGGTCTCGGCGTTCAATAACGCGGGGTTCAGCCTCACCGGGCACGATATGACGCCCTATACGGATAACCCGGCAATCCTCGGCACGCTGATGGTGCTCATCATTCTCGGCGGCATCGGGTTTCTCCCGGTGGTCAACCTGCTGCGCCGGCGGTCGTTCAACAGGCTTCCGCTCGACAACAAGCTGATCTACCTGACGAGCGCGGCGCTGCTGATTTTCGGGATGCTCTTCACGGCGGCCGTTGAGTGGCGGAATGAGGAGACGCTCGGGGAGCTCAGCCCGGTGGAACGGCCGGTGGTCGCGCTCTTCCAGAGCACCAGTGCCCGAACTGCCGGGTTCAGCGCCATCGACATGTCGCAGCTCCACGACCAGACGAAGTTCGCGACGATCGGCCTGATGTTCATTGGCGCTGCCGCCGGCTCCACGGGCGGCGGACTGAAGGTGGGCGCGTTTTCCCTCCTGTTCGCGGTGATGGTTGCGACCATCCGCGGCAACGACGAGGTTTCGGCTTTTCGGAAACGGGTGCCCCAGGCCGTCATCCAGCAGGCGACCACGCTGGCGCTCTACCACGTGGCGCTCTTGTTCGTGTTTGGGCTGGCGCTGACGTTTACGGTTGACCGTCCGTTCATCGACGTGCTGTTCGAGGCACAGTCGGCGATTTCGACGGTGGGCCTCTCGACTGCCGGGACCGTGAACTTCGGCGCGGA
- a CDS encoding long-chain fatty acid--CoA ligase yields MFPSTMMDIPLTVQNIFWRVERLFYDKPLATYTESGEAIRSTYGELARNVHRLASALAKEGVREGTRVGTFGWNTQRHLECYFAIPCMGAVLHTINVRLFADQLEYIIAHAEDEVIFCDRSVLPILEGLAGKIPTVRLVVLMNDGPEPTGKLPRTVDYHEFLASGDDHFAWPTLDERAAAAMCYTSGTTGNPKGVVYSHRSTMIHSLVAALPDSVNISEVDTLMYAVPMFHANAWGLPYAAANAGASQVFSDRFLDAERVVNLLDREGVTISAGVPTVWLPVLNLLDQTGRKLPKLQRVLCGGSAAPPALIAGLRRHGIRLVHAWGMTETSPLASLTRIRSTMLDWPEEKQLEVAAKQGVIVPTLEWRIVDLETGNEQPWDGKSIGELQIRGPYITGTYYNDPTASEKFMDGWLRTGDVATIDPLGYVQLVDRTKDLVKSGGEWISSVELENLIMAHPKVLEAAVVGLPHPRWQERPVAAVVPKPEYRGQLTADEIREYLADKVAKWWLPDEVVFLDALPRTSVGKFAKNQLRDQLADVAKRWSASATA; encoded by the coding sequence ATGTTCCCCAGCACCATGATGGACATCCCGCTGACGGTGCAGAACATTTTCTGGAGGGTCGAGCGGCTCTTCTACGACAAGCCGCTGGCGACGTACACGGAATCCGGCGAGGCCATCCGCTCAACGTACGGTGAGCTGGCACGCAATGTGCACCGGCTGGCCAGCGCGCTGGCGAAGGAGGGCGTCCGGGAGGGCACGCGGGTGGGCACCTTTGGGTGGAACACCCAGCGGCACCTTGAATGCTACTTCGCGATCCCGTGCATGGGGGCGGTGCTGCACACGATCAATGTTCGGCTGTTCGCCGACCAGCTGGAGTACATCATCGCCCACGCAGAAGACGAGGTGATCTTCTGTGACCGGTCGGTGCTGCCGATACTCGAAGGCCTGGCCGGCAAAATCCCGACCGTCCGCCTGGTGGTGCTGATGAACGACGGCCCGGAGCCGACCGGCAAGCTGCCGCGGACCGTGGATTACCACGAGTTTCTCGCATCGGGGGACGACCACTTTGCCTGGCCGACGCTGGACGAGCGGGCGGCAGCGGCCATGTGCTACACCTCGGGGACGACCGGCAACCCGAAGGGCGTCGTCTATTCGCATCGTTCGACGATGATCCACTCGCTCGTGGCGGCGCTGCCGGACTCGGTCAACATCTCCGAGGTCGACACCCTGATGTACGCGGTGCCGATGTTCCATGCGAACGCGTGGGGCCTGCCGTATGCGGCTGCGAATGCTGGCGCCTCGCAGGTGTTCTCGGACCGTTTCCTCGACGCTGAGCGGGTCGTGAACCTGCTCGACCGCGAAGGCGTGACAATTTCGGCCGGGGTACCGACGGTTTGGCTGCCGGTGCTTAACCTGCTCGACCAGACGGGCAGGAAGCTTCCGAAGCTGCAGCGGGTGCTCTGCGGCGGGTCGGCTGCGCCGCCGGCGCTCATCGCCGGGCTGCGCCGCCACGGCATCCGGCTGGTCCATGCCTGGGGCATGACGGAGACGTCGCCGCTGGCGTCGTTGACGCGGATCCGTTCGACCATGCTGGACTGGCCAGAGGAGAAGCAGCTCGAGGTTGCGGCGAAGCAGGGAGTGATTGTCCCGACGCTGGAGTGGCGGATCGTCGACCTCGAGACCGGCAATGAACAGCCGTGGGATGGGAAGTCGATTGGCGAGCTGCAGATCCGTGGGCCGTACATTACCGGGACGTACTACAACGACCCGACGGCGAGCGAGAAGTTCATGGACGGCTGGCTGCGGACCGGCGACGTGGCGACCATCGACCCGCTCGGCTACGTCCAGCTCGTTGACCGGACGAAGGACCTGGTGAAGTCGGGCGGCGAATGGATCTCGTCGGTGGAGCTGGAGAACCTGATCATGGCGCACCCGAAGGTCCTGGAAGCGGCCGTCGTGGGGCTCCCGCACCCGCGCTGGCAGGAGCGGCCGGTGGCCGCCGTCGTCCCCAAGCCAGAGTACCGGGGGCAACTGACCGCCGACGAGATCCGGGAGTACCTCGCCGACAAGGTCGCGAAGTGGTGGCTCCCGGATGAAGTGGTGTTCCTCGATGCACTGCCCCGCACGAGCGTCGGCAAATTCGCCAAGAACCAGCTTCGCGACCAGCTGGCCGACGTCGCGAAGCGCTGGTCGGCGTCGGCCACCGCCTGA
- a CDS encoding SCO1664 family protein, whose amino-acid sequence MEPAEMDAVEARLSRGQFLECRPVWYSSNSVFLGRLDCGDASLLVIYKPRSGETPLWDFPEGTLYRREAAAYRLARLLGWPLVPPTVIREGPAGIGSVQLFIRHDAEKHYFVQREDPSLWPQLQRLCLFDAIANNADRKGGHCLLDASGHVWAIDNGLCFNEQYKLRSVIWDWAGEPIPGELLAELEAGLERLRGDSAESAALRGLLSEREFEQTIRRAEQLVRAGVFPLPGPTRHYPWPLV is encoded by the coding sequence ATGGAGCCGGCAGAGATGGATGCGGTCGAAGCCCGGCTGAGCCGCGGCCAGTTTCTCGAGTGCCGGCCGGTCTGGTATTCGTCGAACTCGGTGTTCCTGGGCCGGCTGGACTGCGGCGATGCCAGCCTGCTCGTGATCTACAAGCCGCGATCCGGGGAGACCCCGCTGTGGGACTTTCCGGAAGGGACTCTGTACCGCCGCGAGGCGGCGGCCTACCGACTGGCCCGCCTCCTTGGATGGCCGCTGGTGCCGCCGACGGTCATCCGGGAGGGGCCCGCGGGCATCGGCTCGGTCCAGCTGTTCATCCGGCACGACGCGGAGAAGCACTATTTCGTGCAGCGGGAGGACCCGTCGCTCTGGCCACAGCTGCAGCGGCTCTGCTTGTTTGACGCCATTGCGAACAACGCCGACCGGAAAGGCGGCCACTGCCTGCTCGATGCATCGGGGCACGTGTGGGCGATCGACAACGGCCTCTGTTTCAACGAGCAGTACAAGCTGCGGTCGGTGATCTGGGACTGGGCCGGGGAGCCGATCCCGGGGGAGCTGCTTGCGGAACTGGAGGCCGGCCTGGAGCGGCTGCGGGGGGATTCGGCCGAATCGGCAGCGCTGCGCGGCCTGCTGAGCGAGCGGGAGTTCGAGCAGACCATCCGGCGGGCGGAGCAACTGGTCCGCGCCGGTGTGTTTCCGCTCCCCGGGCCAACCCGGCACTACCCGTGGCCGCTCGTTTGA
- a CDS encoding PhzF family phenazine biosynthesis protein has translation MPEYQVKIVDAFTTRRYSGNPCGVITRAEGLTDAQMQAIARELNASETAFVFPSQRATFRVRFFTPLREIPLAGHPTIATMHALVEEGRIDLSGGPVRVTQELNIGLLPVDIGLDDERNVRVVMTQARPEFGRRLDRNVFADALGIRPSDILSDVPVQVVSTGTPQAMVPVRSLEVLRALRPNMQHLSDLEAVGHYFSVHVFCLETFEPGHRAHARHFAASAGIPEDPVTGSATGAMAAYLWKYGLVREPRYTVEQGHIMGRPGLVEVEVDAEGEEPVGIRIAGTAVTVLRGSMTV, from the coding sequence ATGCCGGAGTACCAGGTCAAGATTGTCGACGCCTTCACGACGCGGCGCTACTCGGGGAACCCCTGCGGGGTCATCACGCGCGCGGAGGGACTGACGGACGCCCAGATGCAGGCGATTGCCCGCGAGCTGAACGCGAGCGAAACCGCGTTCGTCTTCCCATCGCAGCGGGCAACGTTCCGGGTGCGGTTCTTCACGCCGCTCCGGGAGATTCCGCTGGCGGGCCACCCGACGATTGCGACGATGCATGCGCTGGTCGAGGAGGGGCGTATCGACCTTTCCGGCGGGCCCGTCCGGGTGACGCAGGAGCTGAACATTGGGCTGCTGCCGGTGGACATCGGGCTCGATGACGAGCGGAACGTCCGCGTCGTGATGACGCAGGCGCGCCCGGAGTTTGGGCGGCGGCTCGACCGGAACGTCTTTGCGGACGCGCTGGGCATCCGGCCTTCCGACATCCTTTCGGACGTGCCGGTCCAGGTAGTTTCGACGGGGACGCCGCAGGCGATGGTACCGGTCCGGTCGCTGGAGGTGCTGCGGGCGCTGCGGCCGAACATGCAGCACCTGAGCGACCTCGAGGCGGTTGGACACTACTTCAGCGTGCACGTGTTTTGCCTGGAGACCTTCGAGCCGGGCCACCGGGCGCATGCACGGCACTTCGCGGCAAGCGCGGGCATTCCCGAAGACCCGGTGACCGGGAGCGCCACGGGGGCGATGGCCGCGTATCTCTGGAAATACGGGCTGGTGCGCGAACCGCGGTACACGGTCGAGCAGGGGCACATCATGGGCCGGCCGGGGCTGGTCGAGGTCGAAGTCGACGCCGAGGGCGAGGAGCCGGTCGGTATCCGCATCGCCGGGACCGCGGTGACGGTGCTGCGCGGGTCGATGACGGTGTGA
- a CDS encoding CinA family protein produces MAGYPLEDDPLAAAIGELLVARGEKVAVSETTAGGLVSARLLSVPGASRWYDGGLIPYAGAHRWTQLGLEVEIARQHGAVSAPWVTATAEALRRALGCAWAVAESGIAGPQGSRRSPKPVGTVVIAVAGPVGTTVQEYLFPGSRVAVMMQIAEQALRDLQAALQAAPVS; encoded by the coding sequence GTGGCCGGATATCCCCTCGAAGACGATCCGCTCGCGGCCGCCATCGGGGAGCTCCTGGTCGCCCGCGGCGAAAAGGTCGCCGTTTCTGAGACGACCGCCGGCGGGCTCGTGAGCGCCCGCCTGCTCAGCGTTCCGGGCGCCTCGCGCTGGTACGACGGCGGCCTCATCCCCTATGCCGGCGCCCACCGCTGGACCCAGCTGGGCCTGGAAGTCGAAATCGCTCGCCAGCACGGCGCCGTCAGCGCTCCGTGGGTGACCGCGACGGCCGAAGCCCTGCGCCGCGCGCTCGGCTGCGCGTGGGCGGTCGCCGAAAGCGGCATCGCCGGCCCACAGGGCAGCCGCCGCTCGCCGAAGCCGGTGGGCACGGTGGTCATCGCCGTCGCCGGGCCCGTCGGCACCACGGTGCAGGAATACCTGTTCCCGGGCTCGCGGGTCGCGGTCATGATGCAGATCGCCGAGCAGGCCCTCCGCGACCTGCAGGCAGCGCTCCAGGCCGCGCCGGTTTCCTAG
- the carB gene encoding carbamoyl-phosphate synthase large subunit has translation MKPSSVLIIGSGPIVIGQAAEFDYAGTQACKAMREEGVRSILVNSNPATIMTDLDIADAVYIEPLTVPVLERIIARERPEGLLPTLGGQTGLNLAVELSKAGILEKYNVRLLGTPLDAIRRAEDRELFREMLAKLGEPVLESEICHTVEECVAAAEKIGLPVVVRPAYTLGGTGGGMAFTMDQLRAVAASGLAASPITQVLVEKNLLGWKEIEYEVMRDSAGNCITICNMENMDPMGVHTGDSIVVAPSQTLSDKDYQMLRSAALRIISELGIEGGCNVQFSLAPRKDVCDWSGDPDNPLPYYVIEVNPRVSRSSALASKATGYPIARVAAKIACGRTLDEIPNAVTKKTTAAFEPALDYVVVKIPRWPFDKFALGDRTLGTQMKATGEVMAIDRTFEAALNKAVRSLEVGGRSLLWERPEWREMAEIPVHATDERLWALMAALRRGEDVLSLARRSRGVDPWFLERLQNIVQMERRLLEEPLHPDLLRAAKQMGFSDEMVAQLADRLPEQIRALRHEWGIRPVYKMVDTCAAEFDAETPYFYSTYEVENEATPEAGKGALVVGSGPIRIGQGIEFDYASVHAAWALQGAGLRAIMVNSNPETVSTDFDTSDRLYFEPLDEESIRDIIENEGAGPAGTPPSIVQFGGQTAINIAGPLRRAGLPIIGSDAEAIDIAEDRRRFERFLQDLGIPQPPGAAITTLEEAMKTAQQIGYPVLVRPSYVLGGRAMEIVQNATELVTFVGAAAEVAAGKPILIDKFLEGAEVEVDAICDGERVLVPGIMEHIERAGVHSGDSMAVYPPVHLDEEEKAVIVDYTRRIVLGLGAIGLTNIQYVVLPRRRGEPPRVFVLEVNPRASRTVPFLSKVTGVPMVQLAVGAMLGRRLAEQGYPDGLWPERQLYAIKAPVFSMSKLTGVDTYLGPEMKSTGEVMGVDRTFEAALAKALIAADLALPQQASILLSISDRTKADALPLIHQLAEAGYRLYATEGTSRMIEALGLPVTTVTKVLSGGHPNVVDVIMDGTVQCVINTPEGRMTGSLRDGFHIRRAAAERRIPCFTSIDTARAAIQALARPTAYSVATVREYLGAD, from the coding sequence TTGAAACCTTCGAGCGTGCTGATCATCGGCTCCGGCCCGATCGTCATCGGGCAGGCCGCGGAGTTTGACTACGCCGGGACGCAGGCGTGCAAAGCGATGCGCGAGGAAGGCGTGCGCAGCATCCTCGTGAACTCGAACCCGGCCACCATCATGACCGACCTGGACATCGCCGACGCCGTGTATATCGAGCCGCTGACGGTCCCCGTGCTCGAGCGGATCATCGCCCGCGAACGCCCGGAGGGGCTCCTGCCCACGCTTGGGGGCCAGACCGGCCTGAACCTGGCAGTCGAGCTCTCGAAGGCCGGCATTCTCGAGAAGTACAACGTCCGCCTGCTGGGGACGCCGCTGGATGCGATCCGCCGGGCAGAGGACCGCGAGCTCTTCCGCGAGATGCTTGCCAAGCTGGGCGAGCCGGTGCTGGAGAGCGAAATCTGCCACACCGTTGAGGAGTGCGTCGCAGCGGCGGAGAAGATTGGGCTGCCGGTCGTGGTGCGGCCGGCGTACACGCTGGGCGGGACCGGCGGCGGCATGGCCTTCACGATGGACCAGTTGCGGGCCGTGGCCGCGTCGGGGCTTGCGGCGAGCCCAATCACGCAGGTGCTCGTCGAAAAGAACCTGCTGGGCTGGAAAGAGATCGAGTACGAGGTGATGCGGGACAGCGCAGGCAACTGCATCACCATTTGCAACATGGAGAACATGGACCCGATGGGCGTCCACACGGGCGACTCCATCGTGGTCGCCCCTTCGCAAACGCTGAGCGACAAGGACTACCAGATGCTCCGCTCGGCCGCACTGCGGATCATCTCCGAGCTGGGCATCGAGGGCGGATGCAACGTGCAGTTTTCGCTGGCGCCGCGCAAGGACGTGTGCGACTGGAGCGGTGACCCCGATAACCCGTTGCCGTACTACGTGATCGAGGTCAATCCCCGTGTGAGCCGCTCCTCAGCGCTGGCTTCGAAGGCGACGGGCTACCCGATCGCCCGCGTTGCGGCGAAGATCGCCTGCGGGCGGACGCTCGATGAGATTCCGAACGCGGTCACAAAGAAGACAACTGCCGCGTTCGAGCCTGCGCTCGATTACGTGGTGGTGAAGATCCCGCGGTGGCCGTTCGATAAGTTTGCGCTGGGCGACCGGACGCTCGGGACGCAGATGAAGGCGACCGGCGAGGTGATGGCCATCGACCGAACGTTCGAGGCGGCGCTGAACAAAGCGGTGCGTTCGCTCGAGGTTGGCGGCCGGAGCCTGCTCTGGGAGCGGCCGGAGTGGCGGGAGATGGCGGAAATCCCGGTGCACGCGACGGATGAGCGGCTCTGGGCACTGATGGCGGCGCTTCGGCGGGGCGAGGACGTGCTCTCGCTGGCGCGGCGGTCACGCGGGGTGGACCCGTGGTTCCTCGAGCGGCTGCAGAACATCGTGCAGATGGAGCGCCGGCTGCTCGAAGAGCCGCTCCACCCGGACCTGCTGCGCGCGGCGAAGCAGATGGGCTTCAGCGACGAGATGGTCGCGCAGCTGGCGGACCGGCTGCCGGAGCAGATCCGGGCGCTGCGGCACGAGTGGGGGATCCGGCCGGTGTACAAGATGGTCGACACGTGCGCGGCCGAGTTCGACGCCGAGACGCCCTATTTCTACAGCACATATGAGGTTGAGAACGAGGCGACGCCGGAGGCAGGGAAGGGCGCGCTCGTGGTGGGCAGCGGCCCGATCCGGATTGGGCAGGGCATTGAGTTCGACTACGCGAGCGTACACGCGGCGTGGGCGCTCCAGGGCGCCGGACTGCGGGCGATCATGGTCAATTCGAACCCCGAAACCGTCTCAACCGACTTCGACACCTCGGACCGGCTGTACTTCGAGCCGCTCGATGAGGAGTCTATCCGCGACATCATCGAGAACGAGGGCGCCGGGCCGGCGGGGACGCCGCCGAGCATCGTGCAGTTCGGCGGGCAGACCGCGATCAATATCGCCGGGCCACTGCGGCGGGCGGGGCTGCCGATTATCGGCTCGGACGCAGAGGCGATCGACATCGCGGAGGACCGGCGGCGGTTCGAGCGGTTCCTGCAGGACCTCGGCATCCCCCAGCCACCGGGGGCTGCGATTACGACGCTCGAAGAGGCGATGAAGACCGCTCAGCAGATCGGTTATCCGGTGCTGGTTCGGCCGTCCTATGTGCTCGGCGGGCGGGCGATGGAGATCGTCCAGAACGCGACGGAGCTGGTGACCTTTGTGGGCGCCGCAGCTGAGGTTGCGGCCGGGAAGCCGATTCTGATCGACAAGTTCCTCGAGGGCGCAGAGGTGGAGGTCGACGCCATCTGCGATGGCGAGCGGGTGCTGGTGCCGGGCATTATGGAGCACATCGAGCGAGCCGGCGTGCATTCCGGTGATTCGATGGCCGTGTACCCGCCCGTGCACCTCGATGAGGAGGAGAAGGCGGTCATCGTTGACTACACGCGCCGGATCGTGCTCGGGCTTGGGGCGATCGGCCTGACGAACATCCAGTACGTGGTGCTCCCCCGGCGGAGGGGCGAGCCGCCGCGGGTGTTCGTGCTCGAAGTCAACCCGCGCGCGAGCCGGACGGTGCCGTTCCTTTCCAAGGTGACCGGCGTGCCGATGGTGCAGCTCGCCGTGGGCGCGATGCTCGGCCGCAGGCTCGCAGAGCAAGGGTACCCGGACGGACTCTGGCCGGAGCGGCAGCTCTATGCCATCAAGGCGCCGGTGTTCTCGATGTCGAAGCTTACCGGGGTCGACACGTACCTCGGACCGGAGATGAAGAGCACTGGCGAGGTGATGGGGGTCGACCGGACGTTCGAGGCTGCGCTGGCGAAGGCGCTCATCGCGGCGGACCTGGCTCTGCCGCAGCAGGCGTCGATCCTGCTGAGCATTTCGGACCGCACGAAAGCCGACGCCCTGCCGCTCATCCACCAGCTCGCGGAGGCCGGCTACCGGCTGTATGCGACCGAGGGCACGAGCCGGATGATCGAGGCGCTGGGCCTGCCGGTGACAACCGTGACCAAGGTGTTGAGCGGGGGGCACCCGAACGTGGTGGACGTCATCATGGACGGCACGGTGCAGTGCGTGATCAATACGCCCGAGGGCCGGATGACTGGCTCGCTGCGCGATGGTTTCCACATCCGCAGGGCAGCGGCCGAGCGGCGGATCCCGTGCTTCACGTCGATCGACACGGCGAGGGCGGCGATCCAGGCGCTTGCCCGGCCGACCGCGTACAGCGTGGCGACCGTGCGGGAGTACCTCGGTGCAGATTGA
- a CDS encoding GNAT family N-acetyltransferase: MTRATEIRRATSADAEGIAAILRGMGSENVGLEGPFDAARVEAWLRRLGDDGALFVAYDGSIPVAFGALDFDTADPGTGLLGVWVLPDHRRRGIATDLAEAILEFARQRGYRRIRGRLPEGNEPALSFLSSIGAMVPLRNPNMRFELPL, encoded by the coding sequence ATGACCCGGGCCACGGAAATTCGGCGGGCGACTTCCGCCGACGCGGAAGGAATCGCCGCCATTCTGCGCGGCATGGGCTCCGAGAACGTGGGGCTGGAGGGGCCGTTCGATGCGGCACGTGTGGAGGCCTGGCTGCGCCGCCTCGGCGACGACGGGGCGCTGTTTGTGGCCTATGACGGGAGCATCCCCGTCGCGTTCGGGGCGCTCGACTTCGACACCGCCGACCCGGGCACGGGGCTTCTCGGCGTCTGGGTGCTGCCGGACCATCGGCGGCGCGGCATCGCGACCGACCTCGCAGAGGCGATTCTCGAGTTCGCCCGGCAGCGCGGGTATCGGCGGATTCGCGGACGACTGCCGGAGGGCAACGAACCAGCCCTCAGTTTCCTTTCGAGTATCGGCGCCATGGTGCCGCTCCGGAATCCGAACATGCGCTTCGAGCTGCCGCTCTAA
- the carA gene encoding glutamine-hydrolyzing carbamoyl-phosphate synthase small subunit — protein MSNAWLVLADGTAYPGRAAGIEGHADGEVVFNTSMTGYQEMLTDPSYAGQLLVLTYPLIGNYGIDERVEESARIQPAGLIVRQATAQPSHLRSHRTLREYLEARGVVAIDGVDTRAVTRRIRRHGVMLGTITTHETPEQALARVRDLPGYDDINWVASVTTQRVYDWSIPLGEGKYRVALLDGGVKRNIMRMLEKRGCSIRVFPADTPADEILALHPDGVCLSPGPGDPRLLDGMVREVGRLIGRVPVFGICLGHQVAARALGAGTYKLPFGHRGGNHPVKDLISGRVTITAQNHGYAVDPDGLDSSAFVSHINLNDGTVEGIASRRDPLMTIQYHSEACPGPLDNDYIFDRFVELMATAKGGVR, from the coding sequence GTGTCTAACGCGTGGCTCGTGCTCGCGGACGGGACGGCCTACCCGGGCCGCGCCGCCGGCATCGAAGGGCACGCCGACGGCGAGGTGGTATTTAACACCTCGATGACGGGGTACCAGGAGATGCTGACCGACCCCTCCTACGCCGGGCAGCTCCTCGTGCTGACGTACCCGCTCATCGGCAACTACGGCATCGACGAGCGGGTGGAGGAGTCGGCACGGATCCAGCCGGCGGGCCTGATCGTCCGCCAGGCGACCGCCCAGCCGAGCCACCTGCGGTCGCATCGTACGCTGCGGGAGTACCTGGAGGCGCGCGGCGTGGTGGCCATCGACGGCGTGGACACCCGGGCGGTTACGCGGCGGATACGCCGGCACGGCGTGATGCTTGGCACGATCACCACTCACGAGACGCCTGAGCAGGCGCTCGCCCGGGTCCGCGACCTGCCCGGGTACGACGACATCAACTGGGTGGCTTCCGTCACGACGCAGCGGGTTTACGACTGGTCCATCCCGCTCGGCGAAGGGAAGTACCGGGTGGCGCTGCTCGATGGCGGCGTCAAGCGGAACATCATGCGGATGCTGGAGAAGCGTGGCTGTTCGATCCGGGTGTTCCCGGCGGACACGCCGGCGGACGAGATTCTCGCGCTCCACCCGGACGGGGTCTGCCTATCGCCGGGACCGGGTGACCCGCGCCTGCTCGACGGCATGGTGCGTGAAGTAGGGCGGCTCATCGGGCGGGTGCCGGTGTTCGGTATCTGCCTGGGCCACCAGGTGGCGGCCCGGGCGCTGGGCGCTGGGACGTACAAGCTGCCGTTCGGGCATCGCGGCGGCAACCACCCGGTGAAGGACCTCATCTCAGGGCGGGTAACCATCACCGCTCAAAACCACGGTTATGCGGTTGACCCGGATGGGCTGGATTCGAGCGCGTTCGTCAGCCACATCAACCTGAACGATGGGACGGTCGAGGGCATTGCGTCGAGGAGGGACCCGCTGATGACCATCCAGTACCACAGCGAGGCCTGCCCGGGGCCGCTCGACAATGACTATATCTTCGACCGATTCGTCGAATTGATGGCCACTGCCAAAGGAGGGGTACGATGA